One region of Posidoniimonas polymericola genomic DNA includes:
- a CDS encoding PSP1 C-terminal domain-containing protein, with protein sequence MHHFVRVGLHGDVGRFRSTDSARYQRGRRVIVRTSRGLETGEVLSVAESAESQPDGDLLRAMTSQDHLLAERLEQRRGEAYDACVRLLAERRLQAVLMDVEHLFDGQGLYFHFLGDVPPEVEALTAELSEAYEAKAQIGRFAETLSEGCGPGCGTEEAKGQGGCDSCAGCAVASACKK encoded by the coding sequence ATGCACCACTTTGTCCGCGTCGGCCTGCACGGAGATGTCGGCCGCTTCCGCTCGACCGACAGCGCCCGCTACCAGCGGGGGCGGCGGGTGATCGTACGCACCAGCCGCGGGCTAGAGACCGGCGAGGTGCTGAGCGTCGCCGAGTCGGCAGAGAGCCAACCCGACGGCGACCTGCTGCGGGCGATGACCAGCCAGGACCACCTGCTGGCCGAGCGGCTCGAGCAACGCCGCGGCGAGGCCTACGACGCCTGCGTCCGGCTGCTGGCCGAGCGGCGCCTGCAGGCCGTGCTGATGGACGTCGAGCACCTGTTCGACGGCCAGGGACTGTACTTCCACTTCCTGGGCGATGTGCCCCCCGAGGTCGAGGCCCTCACCGCCGAGCTCTCGGAGGCCTACGAGGCCAAGGCCCAGATCGGCCGCTTCGCCGAAACCCTGTCGGAGGGCTGCGGCCCCGGCTGCGGCACCGAAGAAGCCAAGGGCCAAGGCGGCTGCGACTCGTGCGCGGGGTGTGCGGTGGCGAGTGCTTGTAAGAAGTAG
- a CDS encoding GNAT family N-acetyltransferase — translation MPNEIITPVPPGSDLYALALRLRREVFVHEQQVPAELEYDHHDLTARHFVSLVEGDVVATLRVILLDEHDKISRFAVRRSFRGRGVGRRLLEHVIAMLAAEGRTRQSLEAQVSAIGFYERLGFTAYGEVYQDAGIDHRRMVNYPREER, via the coding sequence ATGCCCAACGAAATCATCACGCCTGTCCCGCCCGGATCCGACCTGTACGCGCTCGCCCTCCGGCTGCGGCGGGAGGTGTTCGTGCACGAGCAGCAGGTGCCGGCCGAGCTGGAGTACGACCATCACGACCTCACTGCGCGGCACTTCGTCTCGCTGGTCGAGGGCGATGTGGTCGCCACGCTGCGGGTGATCCTGCTCGACGAGCACGACAAGATCTCCCGGTTCGCGGTGCGGCGGTCGTTCCGCGGCCGCGGCGTCGGCCGGCGGCTGCTCGAGCACGTGATCGCGATGCTGGCGGCCGAGGGCCGCACGCGGCAGTCCCTCGAGGCGCAGGTCTCGGCGATTGGCTTCTACGAGCGGCTCGGCTTCACGGCCTACGGCGAGGTCTACCAGGACGCCGGGATCGACCACCGGCGGATGGTGAACTACCCGCGTGAGGAAAGATGA